In one Cervus elaphus chromosome 9, mCerEla1.1, whole genome shotgun sequence genomic region, the following are encoded:
- the LOC122700023 gene encoding M-phase phosphoprotein 6-like produces MEAEKLKTELSKNLLRMKFMQRGLDSETKKQLEEEEKKIISEEHWYLDLPELKEKESFIIEEQSFLLCEDLLYGRMSFRGFNPEVEKLMLQMNAKNKAEEVGEQTVELDVSDEEMARRYETLVGTIGKKFAKKRDRAIYEEDENGDIKPIKAKKMFLKPQD; encoded by the exons ATGGAGGCTGAGAAGCTGAAGACAGAG TTGTCCAAGAACTTGCTGCGCATGAAGTTCATGCAAAGGGGACTGGACTCAGAAACCAAGAAACAactagaagaggaagaaaagaaaatcattagtGAAGAGCACTGGTACTTGGATTTGCCTGagctgaaagagaaagagagtttCATTATAGAAGAGCAGAGTTTCTTGTTGTGTGAAGATCTTCTCTATGGAAGAATGTCATTCAGAGGATTTAATCCTGAGGTTGAGAAATTAATGCTTCAGATGAACGCTAAGAACAAAGCAGAAGAAGTTGGAGAGCAAACAGTGGAGCTCGATGTGTCAGATGAAGAAATGGCTAGAAGATATGAGACCTTGGTGGGGACAATTGGGAAAAAGTTTGCCAAGAAAAGAGACCGTGCCATTTACGAAGAAGATGAAAATGGAGACATAAAACCAATTAAAGCAAAGAAGATGTTCTTAAAGCCCCAAGATTAA